TACTAGTGATTATTTTCCTAgcactttaatatttatttttggaaggtttgtagatttagatttttttttcattttctttttttgcctggTGGCTGAGTCATGCACAGAATAAGCTACAAACCCATACTATTTTTGAAGATGGAGTTCAACGGCTAGTGATTTACCATAAGGGCATATATGAACTGATCCCCTCAATTGCTTGGTAGGTGGAAGgggcaagaaaagaagaaaaacaaagatgaggGAAAGACATTTTGTGAAGAAAACAATAATCAGTAACCTGGTTAGTTCACTGAGGTCCCAATATTTGAAGAGCAAAACATAACTTCTGAAGGCTCCTATGAGCTTTGGATAATAATTGTCCTTTCTTTGTCCCCAAATCATGTCTCTGTCCTTGGTACACAGAACACACTTGACTTTCACAGTATTCCAGCACCTGGCTGACTTCTCCATCAGGCCCAGGGATGAGAATTAATAACTGGTGGAATGGGCACAACATCAGACTGGACCACAGAGGGACCAATGATTTGTAAACAGGCCTCCATGATGCTTCCAGGGACAATGTACTACCCGAACTTGTATGCAGATTTcacaaataattcaaataaattttaccttaaaaaaatgagactgctttcatttctttaatatctaaaatcatactttaaaaattttttatactgGAAAATTTCAAGTCTACAAAGAAGCTGACTAGTACAATGCATATCAGTATATTCTTCACCTAAATTCACCAATGaataattttctaatttgttttatcTCCTTAtctgtacatgtgtgtataatggtttgtgtatatatatgttgtgTGTATGTATTGAACTAAATGAAAGTTACGGATGTCAAGACCTTCACCCCTACTTCAGTCCACACGTCCCCAAAATGAGGACATTTTATTCACAATACTAatgtcatctaatttacaattcattttcagtttttcccttttAGCTTCCCAAATGTCTTtcatggctttctttttaaaaatccagaatctAATCGGTTGGTGTGATATTATGAGAGGTTTCAAAAATCCTCATCCTCAACAATGTTTCACTTGATggtcctttttttgttgttttttaaaagattttatttattcatttgagagagaacacagagggagggtgagagggagaagcagactccccactgagcagggagcccatgtggggctcgatcccaggaccctgagatcatgacctgagcagaaggcagacgcttaaccaactgagccactcagacaccacTCACTTGATGgttgaattattaaattttaaaaatgttatcaaagtttttaatttgttaGCTGGCATCCACCAGCTTTACCATCcaccatccctctctctctctctgagcatCGCTATGGAGAGTGAGACTATGAACTGTTACATTCAATGTGTTATAGTCCAAAATGTGCTTTTGATACTTAAAGCACCTCAAATTTGGCCAATGGAAGACTCATCAGGGTGGGTCTGTCTTCATTCTGTGGTTTCTAGCACAAGATGCCTTGAGCTCACCTTGTACTTACCATGCCCCAGACCTAGAATCAACCACTTCTTCCAGGACCTACTTATGCCATGAGTAGGTCACCCATCCACATGGTTCAATTCTCCAAATATTCATGAAGTATACAGCAAGTTCTCCCTTGAACTCCACCTCTCTCTTCATGGACAGACAGCTGATGTTACTAGTTTCTTGTGTCCTCTTCCAGATAGAGTTTACCTAATAGAACAAAGGCACAGATAAATACCCCGATTCTTTCCTAACATTTTACCTCAAATGATAGCATATTACACTCACTGTGTTCGTCTGTCATCAGACTTGGAGAGATGCCTATGACTCCAACCCCAAAAGACTAGGAGACTTTAGGCTAAGTTTCAGATTTTCAGAAAGTTCAGGGAGGATGATTGACCAAAGCTGCACTGACAACGCTCACATGCTATTCCTTGAATATTCGTCCCTCTCTAGGTTCTTTGACAACTTCTCATTTTTCAAACATCACTTCCTTGGAGAGTACTTTCCGTTCCTTAacacgccccctcccccaactaggTGACGTCCCTGGTTATTAGGTTTCGGATCATTATGTACTTCTCCTTCCTAGCACACACATAAGTCACAGCATTAAAATTTGTTTCCTGCCTCCATGAGGAACGGAACTacatctgtcttgttcactgctgcCACATAGTAGTTGCTCAACAGAAATGTGCGCAGTGAAACTCGAACGCGGGCCAGCCGGCTTCCAGTTCACTCTTCTTTCTTCGGCAACCCCGCTTTAGTTGGTGAAATTGTTCCAAGATGTAAATAAAACATCTCAATAGGAAAAGCTGGGAAATGTGTATTTCCATGATTAATGGAGGACCTTAGCAGAAACTGCTCACCGCGAGGTGTGACTACCGCAGGAGGGCGTCAATCAAGAAAATGCCCCCTTGGCCCTCAGGCGAGTGGAGCTGCACAGAGCCGAGGCCACAAGGCGTAGAGCTACGGATTCAATAGAAAACACGTGCAAAACGGGAAAGCGGTGCTGCGCGCAGCTGCGACCCCCAGGACCCGGGGATAGGGGACACAGAGCAACTCCCATTGGGGCGGAGAAGGCTGCACAACTTCTACCCGGCACTGTAAGACCCAGGCTTTCCCCTGATTCCTTCCCAAAGCGGCTTCTGCCAGCGACCTCATGGAAGTGGCCGAGTGCGGGGAGCCCACAAATGCAATGGGCTGGAGCGGCCACGAGCCCGGCGCACCCGAAGTCTCGTCCTCCTTACGCCAACTGGGACGTAGCTAAGGGCTAGAGCTCTCTCTTTGGAGCCGCCTCAGGAACTCGGGGCACTCTCCCGCTACGAGCTCCGGAGATGCCCCAGGCAACAGCCAGTGCCACCGTTACTCCAGGGAGCGCGCCGACAGGGAGAATACTTTCAGGCCGGCGAAGGGGCGACTCTGCCGGTGGCCTCTCCGCCTGTCCGGCTCAAGCCTAGCTGCCCCGAGCCTGGGGCCGGCTACTGCCACCCTGGGCCCGGGCCCGGACAAGTGCCCCCCGAGTTTCGGCAGAGTTGCCTCCGGGCAGGAGCTGGGACTACTTGAGTCCGTGTTCCAGGCGCTACTTTCTTCCTGTCTCCTCACGACGGACGCGGCCTTAGGCTTCCTTCGAGGGCTTTCCTGGCCAGGGTGCCTGGCGCCCGGAGCGACGGCGGCGGCAGCCGGGCACCGAGGCGCAGGGTCCCTGGAGCCTAAGGCGAGCGCGTCCCGGGGGGCGGGAGCTCGGCCGGCGGGGGCGGGCcgagggtgggggcgggaggcggCTCCCGGGGCCCCGCGCCATTGGCCGCAGGGACCGGCGGCAGGAAGGGGCCAGAGAGCGCGGCCCCACCCCGTGGCCAGCAGAGCCTATCGCCGGGAGCGCGGAGCGCGGATAAATGTAGCGCCGCTGCGCGGGCCTCCAGCTCTCCGAGGGGCCGGAGCGCAGCGGAGCCATGCAGTACCCACACCccgggccggcggcggcggcgggcgccgTGGGGGTGCCGCTGTACGCGCCCACGCCGCTGCTACAGCCGGCGCACCCGACGCCGTTCTACATCGAGGACATCCTGGGCCGCGGGCCCGCCgcgcccacccccgcccccacgctGCCGTCCCCCAACTCCTCCTTCACCAGCCTCGTGTCCTCCTACCGGACCCCGGTGTACGAGCCCACGCCGATCCACCCCGCCTTCTCGCACCACTCCGCCGCCGCGCTGGCCGCCGCCTACGGACCCGGCGGCTTCGGGGGCCCTCTGTACCCCTTCCCGCGGACGGTGAACGACTACACGCACGCCCTGCTCCGCCACGACCCCCTGGGTAAGGCGGCCGGGGTCATGGCGGGGCCGAGCCGCGGCGGCGGCGAGGAAGGCGCCACCCGGCAGGTGGCAGCGTCCAGGAGGcggcgggggcggagggggaggCAATAGAAAGTTGTGGCAATAGCGATCGAAAAGCGGCTCTCGGGCGCGCGCGGGGACAGGAGGCGCGGGCCCCAGTGGCGCGCGGCCGGGGCTGACCGCACTGTGACTCAGATTGGTTTTCCTGCACCTTGCAGGCGTCGGGGCGCGCGGGCCCGGGCGAGACCTCTGGCACGGCCCCGGAGGCTGGCGGCCCAAGGCAGCCCCGGGCGCGCGGGTCGCTCGGGGTGGGGTCCTCTTAGCTGGAGGGACCGGGAAGGGAGTGCCAAGGCGCCCCGGACCAGCCCTGCAGGGTAGGGATAGCTGCTGGGCCCCCGTGGTTACGAGGCTGGACCTGGTTCAACAAGCTTGTGCAGTGAAAGAGCCTGACCCTTTCCGTTCATACAGGAAATCTTGAGTTCTCGATAGGAGTAAATCTGGTTTCAGAAGCTGTTAAGTGTTTTCCTGGCTGCATGAAGCAGACCCTTCCCCCGGAGTAGTGCACGCTGCTGATTATTTTATCGACATCCTCAATACAGACAAATTCAGGAAACACTCGACTTCTGATAGCCGGGATCCGTTTTTCTGATATTGTTCATTTCCTCTGTGTGGGATGTGACTTTATGGCAGCTAAAATAACCAgttgcttcctttttttccccctccccgaAGCTGTTTTGCACTAGTCTGAAGCCTGACGTAagcaaaatctggaaaaaaaaaacaacaatgccAGCTTTCAAAGTGTTTGGGGGCAGGCCTGCAGACCGACGGACCGACGGACTGACAGACTTGTCTTTGAAGTAGGAAAGGCAGCCAGGACACCTAGGGCATATGGTATTCGCGAGGCTTGCCCCCTCAACGATCGGCCTAAGAAATAAGCCAACGGTGACCCGCACTCTGGGTGGCCCTTCGCGGCTCTGGCATCTGAAGCCCCCCTGGGTGGGGGGAAGATAAAGAAGCGGGGCTCCTTTTCCTTTGGGCCCCCAGGGTTTTAAATTTACTCTCTGCTGTTGGCAGCTTCCGTGGGGACCCTAGAGACAAACTAACATTTTAATGCCTTCATGTTAATGACGCGGCCTCTAGTTCAGCCCTCTAACCTCCTTCCTCATCGTTAAGATTTGAAGGGGATTatattttagccttttttttttttgtttgttaaagtGACTGTCTATTTGGTTCCAGCTTCGAGGGTTCGGTGCGGTGGCCCCGGCGTGGCTCTTTGGGCCTGCTGGGGCGGGAGCGGGACCCTCAGCGGGGCCGGGCCTGGGGCGAACGTTTTCACAGAGCGCGCCCTGCGTTTCCTTGGGTTACTGCTGGGACCGCGCTGGAGGAAGCAAAGGGCTTTTCGAGATAGACCAACAGGAAACACATTGACGGAAATGTTGCCATAGCCCACGGGGTAGCTTTAACtggccgcccccgccgccgggTGTGAAATCAGAGGAGGCCGCAGAGCGCTGGGACCAGGATTGGAAGCTCCGCGAGCGGACTCACGTCGGCGCCCGGGCCTACGGGCCTCCCGAGCAGGGTCCCTTGGGCGGCGCCCGGCCGGGACGCCTTGGGGAGTGGAACAGCCCGGGTCCTCCCCAAGACACGCACTCGGGTCTTTGAAAGTGCGGCTCACCAGGGAGAGAGCCTGGAGGTGCAAAAAGTTCTGTAGAAACTCGAGAGTGACTTCTTAAAGAGTGTCGTGGTATTTTAGGCTCGGTTTATAGTGGCTGTTACTTGGGGCTCCAAAGATTTGTGCGTTTGAAATCAGCTGTGGGTGTGATGGCTGTTTGTGTGCGTCTGTGAGTAAACAAGGCGGTCTACGTGCCTGTGCTGTGTCGTTGTGTGTGCCTACGGGTTCTTGGGTATGCATGTGTCTTGGTGCGAACGTATTGGGTCCTTGTGGGTGGGTGTATGCGAACAAGTCTGGCTGAGTGTCCTTCTGCGTCTCCTACTCCCCTTTGTCACCTCTAGGGCCTGGCCGCTCCAGGGCTGTCCCTAACCGCTGCTCTCGCTGCCCACAGGCAAACCCCTGCTCTGGAGCCCTTTCTTGCAGAGGCCTCTGCATAAAAGGAAAGGCGGCCAGGTCAGGTTCTCCAACGACCAGACCATCGAGTTGGAGAAGAAGTTTGAGACCCAGAAATACCTCTCTCCGCCCGAGAGGAAGCGTCTGGCCAAGATGCTGCAGCTCAGCGAGAGACAGGTGAGCGCGCCTGCGAGGCTCGGGGCAGAGGCCTGGGGCGGGGGTCGGGGGCGGAAGACCGACATGTAGCCATCCGTGCGCTCGGGCGTGCCGCGTCGCGCTGTCCAACGCCCGGAGCTCCGGCCGGCTGGTCAGTGGCTCAGCAGCTTCAACGTGACGCCCCATGTCGCGTGGGTTCGTGGCaagtattttttctctctcctgtagGTTAAAACCTGGTTTCAGAATCGACGCGCTAAATGGAGAAGACTGAAACAGGTATCGACATGGCTCTGTTTCtagggaaataaatatttttatcatgttaTCTCAATGCGGGGCCTGTTATGGGTTGTATGCAAAAGTCATTTGAGAGACTATTTAACCTCTTCACCTTGATTAAAAAGGCAAATAGTCCTGCTGAAATTCAGGATGAGTTGCTCAGGTGGCAGTAATGCTAAAAGCACCTAATGCAGTTGCTATATCAATTATGCTTGGGTTTTCACACACTGGCTGGTAAAACTCCGGGCTAATTGTTTTATAAACCCCATATGTTGTTTATCTAATTAACGCAGGAAAGATAAAGTAATTGACAGTAAATGACTTAAGCAGTTATCTTTGGGAGAAAATTGTTTCTTCTATTTACACAGCCATAATAAAACCAGGCAGAGCTCAAGGgtaaatataaggaaataaacaCCTCTAAGTCTTGTTtgcactgcttttttttttttaagaagaattaaatatcaaagagtttaaaattatttcccatcTAATTCCAGCTCTTAAAATGAGTATTAGACCCACAAAAGAATATACAAGCCTATTTGGAAAGTAGTTTAAAGTTACTAACAGTCTTTTTTCCAATGACCTTGTTACGCAAGATGTGATAAAAAGTAAAGGCTAATTCAGTTTTTGAAAAACCTCAATTGACTTAAATCTAAAGATCTGCTTTTGATGTGCCAATGTGGGTGTCTTCTCCAAAGTTATCTGACAATTGCTTTAATTGTTCATTTGCTAGTGTGTATAGagattagaataaaatatttttgaaaaccatAATACGAGTGGGGAAATTGAAAGCagtgtgcatttttaaatttggtgATCATAACTTTTTCATTAGAAATAAGATGATGTCACAAAGAGCACtttgagacagaaaataaatttcccataatttcattattttaacatgatttaaaaatctgtagaTTCCCTCTCAATCTGACCTTGTACATCTATTTGTTACTTAGTTGCAAGCCTGGTGAATATATTATTCTATAGTCTTGCTATAAAAAACCCTTTGGGAATATTTCTTTGTAGTGTTTATGTCTATTTTAGacaaacagaattaaaaattcaCTCACTTATTCAGTTCTTGGTCAAAGTCTTGACTGCAGTTTACCAGGGATTTTTAAACTAGtggttcctggggcacctgggtggctcaattattgaagtgtctgccttcggctcaggtcatgatcccagggtcctgggatggggccccaccttgggctccctgctcggcagacagcctgcttctccctctctccagtgcttgtgctctttatctagtctttaaaaaaaaaaaaaaaaaaaaaagttgttcctTTGTAATATGGCAATATAGTTTCCAGAAATATCCCCTGGATTTTAAGTTAATTGTAGTTAATTTCCTCCCTTTACAGTTGGCAGCATTCTTCCAGTCATGCATTTTTACCTTTGCCATGATTTTGTAACTCGTTAAGcgtatttttaagtttataaatttACTCCAGAAAATGGATGATAAAGGATTCAATTTCGTAATTTTGAAACTTTCCCTTAATTCACTACTTAGCATTCATATTTTCTGAATGTCTGGAAGACCCTTTTAACCTGCAAGGTTTAAAAATACTCGAAGAATGAAGTTAGTGTGTACTTGTAGTGATCTAATCTCTCTTTCCTCTAAACTTTTAAGAATTTTGAGACCATGAGGATGGGCTGGAGCTAACTGTACATTTGACACAATACAGTTATATTTGTGACTGGTTGTTCTTATCTGGCAAGAGAATGATCTTTCTTTGATATGACAGGCACTTTTCTTCCAAAATGACAAAAAAGCACAAGTATGTATTTTCTGAATAAAGAATATAGGTGAAAGCAATAGATAAACTAAAGATTTTAAAGGTGatagagaatgaaa
This Neovison vison isolate M4711 chromosome 2, ASM_NN_V1, whole genome shotgun sequence DNA region includes the following protein-coding sequences:
- the HHEX gene encoding hematopoietically-expressed homeobox protein HHEX, with the translated sequence MQYPHPGPAAAAGAVGVPLYAPTPLLQPAHPTPFYIEDILGRGPAAPTPAPTLPSPNSSFTSLVSSYRTPVYEPTPIHPAFSHHSAAALAAAYGPGGFGGPLYPFPRTVNDYTHALLRHDPLGKPLLWSPFLQRPLHKRKGGQVRFSNDQTIELEKKFETQKYLSPPERKRLAKMLQLSERQVKTWFQNRRAKWRRLKQENPQSNKKEELENLDNPCDQRQDLPSEQNKGALDSSQCSPSPASQEDLESEISEDSDQEVDIEGDKGYFNAG